One Rosa chinensis cultivar Old Blush chromosome 3, RchiOBHm-V2, whole genome shotgun sequence DNA window includes the following coding sequences:
- the LOC112194570 gene encoding uncharacterized protein LOC112194570, translating into MRAEIAAFQEQARIDWEQQRIDRETNLVSQQRLQELEDENTALARALDIRHQHNEALNQALARTSQVVTDVNAAPVTGGTGLAPTPSTRSGHRIIQVPVDLYPEDLRHLPPPSLPQLSQSDPPVTDPNTALHLQMSNSLHALRARVEAAENRDTWPPLTTYEDRSSPFTQQVRSAIRTNISKPLKIDYKGIGDPYQHLQDFRSQTSAKGYTDEVCCNMFQETLSGKVLSWFYELPAGYVGNFKELADKFVARFILRTDGIHTSKGLLKIQQGENETLKSFINRWQAATAKCRDLNKELAKLAFRRA; encoded by the coding sequence ATGCGAGCAGAGATCGCAGCCTTCCAGGAACAGGCTAGGATTGATTGGGAACAACAAAGAATTGATAGGGAAACAAACCTCGTTTCGCAACAGAGATTGCAGGAgctggaagatgaaaacactGCGTTGGCCCGAGCACTGGATATAAGGCACCAGCATAACGAGGCCCTCAACCAAGCCCTAGCGAGAACATCCCAGGTAGTGACAGACGTAAATGCTGCCCCAGTAACTGGAGGCACGGGCCTCGCTCCAACCCCTTCCACGAGAAGTGGTCACCGGATAATCCAGGTACCGGTAGACTTATACCCAGAAGATCTGAGGCATTTGCCACCACCGTCATTGCCACAGCTATCTCAAAGTGACCCACCGGTAACTGATCCAAACACGGCATTACACTTACAAATGAGCAACTCCTTGCATGCCCTGCGGGCAAGGGTAGAGGCAGCAGAGAATAGGGACACCTGGCCGCCCCTGACCACTTACGAGGACCGTTCGAGTCCTTTCACCCAACAGGTTAGAAGCGCTATTCGAACAAACATATCAAAGCCACTGAAGATTGACTATAAGGGAATTGGGGACCCGTACCAGCACCTACAGGATTTCCGTTCACAAACAAGCGCCAAGGGATACACGGACGAGgtgtgttgtaatatgttccaGGAGACATTATCAGGGAAAGttttgagttggttctacgaactgccGGCTGGTTATGTAGGGAATTTCAAGGAGCTCGCGGACAAGTTTGTAGCTCGATTCATCTTACGTACTGATGGGATACATACCTCGAAGGGGCTGCTAAAGATTCAACAGGGGGAGAATGAAACTTTGAAGTCCTTCATTAACCGATGGCAGGCAGCTACCGCTAAGTGCCGGGACCTTAACAAAGAACTGGCTAAGCTGGCTTTCAGGAGGGCTTAA
- the LOC112194572 gene encoding uncharacterized protein LOC112194572 has translation MAGNLRVLVQQSLLVARRLLPESRPLALIPTSQSSPLAVQKKSSPLALQIYRPLSTISGHTPHDEASVPVDSLIRFLPLTSSYTAQYDYILRAIRDDCLNAVCCFYAGSPPMHLPLIVQAFVERFPHVKIYHFLVFTLRQNNDTYEAAMRMLNVTRTPLFHFFRNGKQVDQLVGESIVLLDKTLKNLYNIRELDTQHSLE, from the exons ATGGCTGGAAATCTGAGGGTCTTGGTGCAACAGTCTCTACTTGTTGCTCGTAGGCTGCTTCCTGAATCCAGACCCCTAGCCCTAATCCCAACCTCCCAATCATCTCCACTTGCTGTTCAAAAGAAATCATCTCCACTTGCTCTTCAAATTTACAGACCCTTGTCCACTATTTCAGGTCATACCCCACATGATGAAGCATCGGTGCCTGTTGATTCTCTAATTCGCTTTTTACCCTTAACCTCGAGCTACACTGCTCAATATGATTACATACTGAGGGCAATCCGAG ATGACTGTTTGAATGCGGTCTGCTGCTTCTATGCGGGGAGCCCACCTA TGCACTTACCTCTAATCGTTCAAGCTTTCGTGGAGAGATTCCCACATGTAAAAATATATCATTTTCTCGTTTTTACTCTGCGTCAG AATAATGACACTTATGAGGCTGCTATGAGAATGTTGAATGTTACCAGAACA CCATTGTTCCATTTCTTTCGAAATGGTAAACAGGTTGATCAGCTAGTTGGTGAATCCATTGTGCTCTTGGACAAGACTCTAAAAAACCTTTACAA CATTCGAGAACTTGACACACAGCATTCGTTGGAGTGA